One stretch of Salarias fasciatus chromosome 19, fSalaFa1.1, whole genome shotgun sequence DNA includes these proteins:
- the trmt61b gene encoding tRNA (adenine(58)-N(1))-methyltransferase, mitochondrial: MAVHVSFRLVLRHRLVTVCRHRDLLHKLRLFSTVRVNLNENDETTPDTGSGFRRALLSRSRRHLSPLERVSSMLPPDALSPEVLQLREQTRSEGGDPGETGDPEDDVRPDAPEETRVPLTLPGESLLAFGELLVAEYRKKRVEFRKMFELQPGARLHSNWGVIPHDHVAGQPAGRFFETNRGVSIFIRRASLEDYVLYMKRGPAIAYPKDSAAMLMMMDVMEGDCVLESGSGSGAMSLFLSRAVGSKGSVLSVEVREDHHKRSMLNYQRWRKSWSRRRGQEWPDNVQFHNADLRTASSLLAGRGFHGVALDMINPHVALPTVTAHLHPGAVCAVYLANITQVVDLLEGLRWSTLPLLCERIIEVPIRDWLVSPAREKDGRYRAREPPIQTENSKHEGEASDEADREELTTEDESDPPAFGTIPYVARPHPEQMIHTAFLVKLRKCER, from the exons ATGGCCGTGCACGTGTCGTTCAGGCTCGTGCTTCGGCACAGACTGGTGACAGTTTGCCGACACAGAGACTTGCTGCACAAACTCAGATTATTTTCCACCGTTCGCGTGAACCTTAATGAGAACGACGAGACTACACCGGACACCGGGTCGGGATTTCGACGGGCTCTGTTGTCCAGGAGCAGGCGGCACCTGTCCCCCCTGGAGCGGGTCAGCAGCATGCTGCCGCCGGACGCCCTGAGCCCGGAGGTGCTGCAGCTGAGGGAGCAGACCCGATCGGAGGGTGGCGATCCAGGGGAGACAGGGGATCCGGAGGATGACGTCCGGCCTGATGCACCGGAGGAAACCCGGGTACCGCTCACCCTTCCCGGGGAAAGCCTGCTCGCCTTCGGAGAGCTGCTCGTCGCCGAGTATCGCAAGAAGCGCGTGGAGTTCAGGAAGATGTTCGAGCTGCAGCCCGGAGCTCGTCTGCACAGCAACTGGGGGGTCATCCCGCACGATCACGTGGCGGGTCAGCCCGCGGGTCGCTTTTTCGAGACCAACAGAGGGGTCTCCATCTTCATACGTCGGGCCAGTCTGGAGGACTACGTGCTCTATATGAAAAGAGGACCTGCCATTGCCTACCCTAAA GATTCTGCCgcgatgctgatgatgatggatgtCATGGAGGGAGACTGTGTGCTGGAGTCCGGCTCTGGATCAGGGGCCATGTCTCTGTTCCTGTCCAGAGCAG TTGGTTCTAAGGGCAGCGTGCTGAGCGTGGAGGTGAGAGAAGACCACCACAAGAGATCCATGTTGAACTACCAGCGCTGGAGGAAGTCGTGGAGTCGAAGACGAGGACAGGAGTGGCCCGACAACGTCCAGTTTCACAACGCTGACCTCCGCACGGCCTCATCGCTCCTTGCTGGTCGGGGCTTTCATGGG GTTGCTCTCGACATGATCAATCCTCATGTGGCTTTACCTACAGTCACCGCTCACCTGCACCCCGGAGCTGTGTGCGCCGTCTACCTCGCCAA TATAACACAGGTAGTGGACCTGTTGGAAGGTCTTCGGTGGTCGACGCTCCCGCTGCTGTGTGAGCGTATCATCGAGGTTCCGATCCGAGACTGGCTGGTGTCCCCCGCCCGGGAGAAGGACGGCCGGTACCGCGCCCGAGAGCCTCCGATCCAGACGGAAAACTCCAAGCATGAAGGGGAGGCATCCGACGAGGCTGACAGAG AAGAATTAACCACAGAGGACGAATCTGACCCTCCGGCATTTGGGACGATTCCTTACGTCGCCAGacctcatcctgaacagatgatCCACACAG catTCCTGGTGAAGCTGAGGAAGTGTGAGCGGTAG
- the spdya gene encoding speedy protein A, protein MTSPPAVTLRVKRKNDRHMKRHLCPNGASGQDRPGPRWPRQPGQHNANHTKPSSSSTWVIKHQEMDSFFRLFEDHLIQDFLMMDRCYKMTDKYLLAMTFVYFKRARFTTAEFTRRNFFIALYLANTMEEDNEKSKYEIFPWALGKTWRKRFPSFLRQRDKLWARIGYRAAISRRCCDEVMAIKSSHFVWQRQRPEHHSGAQREYGDQDYALSPRGPSASPASCAQCTRSSKLPLHPASSSSSKRKVQTSHNACLNPATSALLLEVTPPRPAKSQARCSKARAPEEAPRNICGPTYDLFMDWISEE, encoded by the exons ATGACTTCGCCCCCAGCAGTAACCCTGCGCGTGAAACGCAAAAATGACCGACATATGAAACGACACCTGTGCCCGAACGGCGCTAGCGGTCAGGACAGACCGGGCCCTCGATGGCCGAGGCAGCCCGGCCAGCACAACGCCAACCACACCAAGCCGAGCAGCTCTTCTACATGGGTCATCAAGCATCAGGAAATGGATTCATTCTTTAGGCTTTTTG aGGACCACCTCATCCAAGACTTTCTTATGATGGACCGTTGCTACAAGATGACAGACAAG TACCTTCTGGCCATGACCTTCGTCTACTTCAAAAGGGCCCGCTTCACGACTGCTGAATTCACCAGGAGGAATTTCTTCATTGCCCT TTATCTGGCCAACACCATGGAGGAGGACAACGAAAAGAGTAAGTATGAAATATTCCCCTGGGCTCTGGGCAAGACGTGGAGGAAACGGTTTCCGAGTTTCTTACGACAGCGGGACAAGCTGTGGGCTCGTATAGGGTACAGAGCTGCCATCAGCCGACGCTGCTGTGACGAG GTGATGGCCATCAAGTCCTCTCACTTCGTGTGGCAGCGGCAGAGGCCCGAGCACCACAGCGGTGCCCAGAGGGAATATGGCGACCAGGACTACGCTCTCTCTCCCCGCGGGCCTTCAGCCTCACCCGCCTCCTGTGCCCAGTGTACCCGCAGCAGCAAGCTACctctccacccagcctcctcctcctcctccaaaagAAAAGTACAGACATCGCACAATGCCTGCCTGAACCCGGCGACCTCGGCACTACTTCTGGAGGTCACCCCTCCAAGACCTGCAAAAAGCCAGGCCAGGTGCTCCAAGGCACGCGCTCCAGAAGAGGCTCCCA GGAATATTTGCGGGCCCACGTACGACCTCTTCATGGACTGGATCAGCGAGGAGTAG
- the pcare1 gene encoding photoreceptor cilium actin regulator has translation MGCSPSKGNNFGALGAMRKGRMLPPPPQESPRDVQLEDGESNNFTASTNSDVKEKKAAGQSQVFQRDAHTTPQKKKSVTEQVNVEAVHMDKLGYQSRENSTVLQRKEKNPDKQDLADKKTSKKPKKTVKGAKALKKKDKEKLLVEQKVDFPDPLVKAHQAAYAFLNPSMDKYDILIGLLEQATNTQSSVQPMVAFMALRYEEIIQGLEEMADEGEKVLKENGEHLAWPSQMKNLSSSSPLKSGSVNAEPPPDLLQQLLQYTTQRMRNVSQTVGRIGDCALEEAVEYFSSVSELLEEKLKVKRAVETRLMQLLSRIEMASLRKPGPEDSALFSEDSGIGAENESLAGSERRLRRESCESIGAKRTTPVSPMRHPRMNIRRGMLRQKLVSQISPSVSLTSLNSLSSACTIMANDHRDSLLGSVSLDDGEDEDEDETDRGMVAVEVAFRQRSNSSPVECAHQRPRRLPPKRIENPQNVEMTLRMKNAISGKIQFVPSQNSSAKTKVTGSPKTSRREWTDEQVSSAKRPQTAAPVRRPAVKKTAVTREQRSRSAESLRSKGEDPTLLELERTQKDLNQRLQKMSSGKGAGKTKNASFKQKQATSAPQSPATNRKNPTLDKNNNAQSQKEKLAPTKSKNKKQEVTTEAEEDFKAFKSPMKATPPPSPPPSPRPSSGFHRSRNSVKKLIDTFSQGIEELDGPRVLGPLKGVRKCGVPVLPGIGNVEAVLSGGITSCRPESTSAEKTDDLDLDSLPPPPLEVLMDNSFEGAQSLLTGNAADVSAKVGKSPVLKRAVVPHRLRASVQSVLPSKGGLPQTSKFNSITKTDPQDTCALQKVSQPDVEGVPDVEKGSSDEQAAKMLQQKHPSTSRSERFTRNYVATNRVESTDMQDDGNHSVPGPTPTESTVPPSSVVTNQPPSTPPVTRVRMLPSTPSTPGSIHRRLPSPQNIKKPCTPPTSASPPVNRMLPTPPAVQRRLPSPPVAKQNVSNTTSGSSFPFKAPSPPASPKVQRWSRESSSEDQSSVRISNARSVFCPVSPSLFEAQPCPAPQPPQTWASSRVSFLSRTWEGRGRFPVSAQGPRPYVRRSQSDRRPSLSLPTRSQGISVAETCGSEPAICSQGLEDEPTREEELWSSQSDLRATTRSTSHPDLCVVGQALHRN, from the exons ATGGGCTGCTCACCATCCAAAGGCAACAATTTTGGTGCTCTGGGTGCCATGAGGAAAGGGAGAATgctcccccctccacctcagGAAAGCCCCAGAGATGTTCAGCTTGAAGATGGAGAGAGTAACAATTTCACAGCCTCAACAAATTCTGATGTCAAGGAGAAGAAAGCAGCCGGACAAAGCCAGGTATTTCAGAGAGATGCCCACACAACACcgcaaaaaaagaaatctgtcacGGAGCAAGTGAATGTGGAAGCAGTGCACATGGATAAATTGGGGTATCAAAGCAGGGAAAACAGTACAGTGttacagaggaaagaaaaaaaccctgataaGCAGGACTTGGCTGACAAAAAGACAAGcaaaaaaccaaagaaaactgTCAAAGGTGCGAAAGCtctgaagaagaaagacaaagaaaaacttttagtAGAACAAAAAGTGGATTTTCCAGATCCTCTGGTGAAAGCTCACCAAGCTGCTTATGCCTTTTTGAACCCCAGCATGGACAAATATGATATATTGATTGGACTTTTGGAACAAGCAACAAATACTCAGAGTTCTGTTCAGCCGATGGTTGCCTTCATGGCTCTTCGTTATGAGGAAATAATACAAGGACTGGAAGAAATGGCAGACGAGggagaaaaagttttgaaagaaaatggaGAACATCTTGCATGGCCAAGCCAAATGAAAAACCTCTcatcttcttctcctctgaagTCTGGCTCTGTTAATGCTGAACCCCCACCGGATTTGTTGCAACAGCTGCTTCAGTACACCACACAGAGAATGCGAAATGTAAGTCAGACTGTCGGTAGAATTGGGGACTGTGCATTGGAAGAGGCAGTGGAAtacttttcttcagtttctgagCTTTTAGAGGAGAAACTGAAAGTCAAACGTGCAGTAGAAACTAGGTTAATGCAACTCTTGTCTCGCATTGAAATGGCCTCTTTGCGCAAGCCTGGGCCAGAAGATTCTGCTCTCTTCAGTGAAGACAGTGGGATCGGTGCTGAGAATGAATCCCTTGCTGGATCTGAACGCCGTCTTAGACGAGAGAGTTGTGAGTCCATCGGGGCAAAGAGAACCACTCCTGTCAGTCCAATGAGACACCCACGCATGAACATTCGACGAGGCATGTTAAGACAGAAGCTTGTGAGTCAAATAAGTCCCAGTGTTTCCCTCACCTCCCTTAACTCACTCAGCTCTGCATGTACAATAATGGCCAATGACCACAGAGACTcactgctgggatcagtctcattggatgatggagaggatgaagatgaagatgaaacagATAGAGGTATGGTTGCCGTGGAAGTAGCATTCAGACAACGATCAAATTCTTCACCTGTTGAATGTGCACACCAGCGTCCTAGGCGTTTGCCTCCAAAGCGCATTGAGAATCctcaaaatgtagaaatgacTCTCAGAATGAAAAATGCCATAAGTGGTAAGATACAGTTTGTCCCATCACAGAACTCAAGTGCCAAAACCAAGGTAACAGGCAGCCCAAAAACCAGCAGACGTGAATGGACGGATGAGCAAGTATCATCGGCGAAGCGACCTCAAACGGCAGCACCGGTTAGAAGGCCAGCTGTGAAAAAGACTGCAGTGACAAGAGAGCAGCGTTCAAGATCAGCAGAATCCCTGCGGAGTAAAGGAGAAGATCCAACTCTTCTTGAACTGGAAAGGACACAGAAAGATTTGAATCAGAGGTTGCAGAAGATGAGTAGTGGAAAAGGAGCAGGAAAGACGAAAAATGCATCATTCAAGCAAAAACAAGCAACTTCAGCACCACAATCTCCAGCAACGAACCGTAAAAATCCCACActagacaaaaacaacaatgccCAAtcgcaaaaagaaaaattagctccgacaaagagcaaaaataaaaagcaggagGTCACCACTGAAGCTGAGGAAGACTTTAAAGCATTCAAGAGTCCTATGAAAGCCACTCCACCGCCAAgccctcctccttcaccacGGCCATCGTCTGGCTTTCACAGAAGCAGAAATTCTGTCAAAAAACTAATTGATACTTTTAGTCAAGGAATAGAGGAGCTAGATGGTCCAAGGGTACTCGGTCCTCTAAAAGGTGTACGAAAGTGTGGCGTTCCAGTGTTACCTGGCATAGGCAATGTGGAAGCTGTGCTCAGTGGAGGGATAACTAGCTGTCGACCTGAGTCCACTTCTGCTGAGAAGACTGATGATTTAGATCTGGATAGTCTGCCCCCACCTCCATTGGAAGTCTTAATGGACAACTCCTTTGAAGGTGCTCAAAGTCTTCTAACTGGTAATGCAGCAGATGTGTCTGCAAAGGTAGGAAAGTCACCAGTGTTAAAAAGAGCTGTAGTGCCACACCGACTAAGGGCCTCAGTTCAATCAGTGCTGCCAAGCAAAGGAGGCCTTCCACAAACCTCAAAGTTTAATTCGATTACGAAAACTGATCCACAAGACACGTGTGCCCTTCAAAAGGTCAGCCAGCCAGATGTTGAAGGTGTTCCAGATGTGGAAAAGGGTTCCTCAGATGAGCAAGCTGCAAAGATGTTACAGCAAAAACACCCATCAACTTCTCGGTCAGAGAGATTTACAAGAAATTATGTGGCAACAAATCGAGTAGAATCAACAGACATGCAAGATGATGGCAACCACTCAGTGCCTGGACCGACTCCGACTGAATCTACAGTGCCACCTTCATCAGTGGTCACGAACCAACCACCTTCTACACCACCTGTCACAAGGGTACGAATGTTACCCTCCACACCGTCTACACCAGGCAGCATTCATCGAAGACTTCCAAGTCCCCAGAATATTAAAAAACCATGTACCCCACCCACGTCAGCAAGCCCCCCTGTTAACAGGATGCTTCCAACACCACCAGCTGTACAAAGAAGGCTCCCGAGTCCACCTGTTGCTAAACAGAACGTTTCAAACACAACCTCAGGCTCTTCATTTCCTTTCAAAGCCCCGTCTCCACCAGCCTCGCCGAAAGTACAAAGATGGTCAAGGGAAAGCAGCAGCGAGGACCAATCCAGTGTTCGGATCAGTAATGCACGTTCAGTCTTTTGTCCAGTTTCTCCGTCCTTGTTTGAGGCTCAGCCTTGTCCAGCTCCCCAACCTCCTCAGACTTGGGcctcctccagagtgtctttTCTCTCACGTACTTGGGAAGGCCGTGGGAGGTTCCCAGTATCCGCTCAAGGACCCCGGCCCTATGTCCGTCGTAGCCAGTCAGACCGAAGGCCAAGTCTGAGTCTCCCAACACGATCCCAAGGCATCTCAGTGGCTGAAACGTGTGGAAGTGAGCCAGCTATATGTTCACAAGG GCTCGAGGATGAACCAACCAGGGAGGAAGAACTCTGGAGCAGCCAATCCGACCTCAGAGCAACAACACGCTCTACGTCGCACCCGGACTTGTGTGTTGTCGGTCAGGCCTTGCACAGGAACTAA